A single Xiphias gladius isolate SHS-SW01 ecotype Sanya breed wild chromosome 18, ASM1685928v1, whole genome shotgun sequence DNA region contains:
- the otud5a gene encoding OTU domain-containing protein 5-A isoform X1, with the protein MTILPKKKPSSGVGVSDHADDSDRRSGSDPHQHPHPHPHAGRTGARPRASPPPWSYQPAPPSARDDRRSIEASSRPQQASPPPVGSVSPVGPGDGRDSSGGMVAGSRGELVVSAGVVGCGGGIGSCCSGPGLSKRRRQAGTCSGGVVAALAGGGQPGVTGPGGVGSSQETEEGAGNNSEDEYENAARLQSMDPATVEQQEHWFEKALREKKGFVIKKMKEDGACLFRAVADQVYGDQDMHEVVRKHCMDYLMKNADYFSNYVTEDFTTYINRKRKNNCHGNHIEMQAMAEMYNRPVEVYQYSTEPINTFHGIHQNNDEPIRVSYHRNIHYNSVVNPNKATIGVGLGLPAFKPGYAEQSLMKSAIKTSEESWIEQQMLEDKKRATDWEATNEAIEEQVARESYLQWLQDQEKQARQPRKASATCSSATAAASSGLDDWSARSPRQRDSDPSHSDLTTTPSTNNKPPSPAGAALILSKPPSPCAPGPSNQSRHHLEYRAIMQEMSPTAFGLTDWEDDEILASVLAVSQQEYLDSIKHQSAAMHREREPSPDSS; encoded by the exons ATGACGATTCTCCCGAAGAAGAAGCCCAGCTCCGGGGTCGGCGTCTCGGACCACGCCGATGACAGCGACCGTCGCAGCGGCTCCGACCCGCACCAGCACCCGCACCCGCACCCGCACGCGGGGCGGACCGGAGCTCGGCCGAGGGCTTCACCTCCGCCGTGGTCCTACCAGCCCGCTCCGCCCTCCGCCAGGGACGACAGGCGGAGCATCGAGGCGAGCTCCCGTCCGCAGCAGGCCTCTCCGCCTCCCGTCGGCTCCGTGTCCCCGGTAGGGCCAGGAGACGGTCGGGACAGCAGCGGCGGGATGGTGGCCGGCTCCCGCGGGGAGCTCGTCGTGTCGGCCGGCGTCGTCGGATGCGGCGGAGGCATCGGTAGCTGCTGCTCCGGGCCCGGACTTAGCAAGAGACGGCGGCAGGCAGGCACCTGCTCCGGCGGGGTGGTGGCGGCTTTGGCCGGCGGAGGCCAGCCCGGGGTGACCGGACCGGGAGGAGTGGGCTCCAGCCAGGAAACGGAGGAGGGAGCCGGGAACAACAGCGAGGACGAATATGAGAACGCCGCGCGGCTGCAGTCCATGGACCCGGCTACCGTGGAGCAG caggAGCACTGGTTTGAAAAAGCTCTGAGGGAGAAGAAAGGCTTTGTCATcaagaagatgaaggaggaCGGAGCATGTCTGTTCAGAGCTGTGG cTGATCAGGTGTATGGAGATCAAGATATGCATGAAGTGGTCAGGAAACACTGTATGGATTACCTG aTGAAGAATGCCGACTATTTCTCCAACTACGTGACAGAGGACTTCACAACATACAtcaacaggaagaggaaaaacaattgccatggcaaccacaTTGAGATGCAGGCCATGGCTGAGATGTATAACAGACCGGTGGAGGTGTACCAGTACAGCACAG AGCCAATCAACACGTTCCACGGCATCCACCAGAACAACGATGAGCCAATCAGAGTGAGCTACCACCGCAACATTCACTATAACTCTGTGGTGAACCCCAACAAGGCCACGATTGGAGTCGGACTGGGACTGCCCGCCTTCAAACCCGGG TACGCGGAACAGTCTCTGATGAAATCGGCCATCAAGACGTCGGAGGAGTCGTGGATCGAGCAGCAGATGTTGGAGGACAAGAAGAGAGCGACAGACTGGGAGGCCACCAACGAGGCCATCGAAGAGCAGGTGGCCCGGGAGTCTTACCTGCAGTGGCTGCAGGACCAGGAAAAACAGGCCAGACAG ccccGTAAGGCCAGCGCCACCTGCAGCTCGGCAACGGCGGCGGCTTCCAGCGGACTGGACGACTGGAGCGCCCGGTCGCCACGGCAACGTGACTCCGACCCCTCCCACTCCGACCTCACAACCACCCCGTCGACCAACAACAAGCCCCCATCCCCCGCTGGAGCCGCCCTCATCCTGAGCAAACCCCCCTCCCCCTGCGCGCCAG gtcccAGTAATCAGAGTCGTCATCATTTGGAGTACAGAGCCATCATGCAGGAGATGTCGCCTACAGCATTTG
- the otud5a gene encoding OTU domain-containing protein 5-A isoform X2 gives MTILPKKKPSSGVGVSDHADDSDRRSGSDPHQHPHPHPHAGRTGARPRASPPPWSYQPAPPSARDDRRSIEASSRPQQASPPPVGSVSPVGPGDGRDSSGGMVAGSRGELVVSAGVVGCGGGIGSCCSGPGLSKRRRQAGTCSGGVVAALAGGGQPGVTGPGGVGSSQETEEGAGNNSEDEYENAARLQSMDPATVEQEHWFEKALREKKGFVIKKMKEDGACLFRAVADQVYGDQDMHEVVRKHCMDYLMKNADYFSNYVTEDFTTYINRKRKNNCHGNHIEMQAMAEMYNRPVEVYQYSTEPINTFHGIHQNNDEPIRVSYHRNIHYNSVVNPNKATIGVGLGLPAFKPGYAEQSLMKSAIKTSEESWIEQQMLEDKKRATDWEATNEAIEEQVARESYLQWLQDQEKQARQPRKASATCSSATAAASSGLDDWSARSPRQRDSDPSHSDLTTTPSTNNKPPSPAGAALILSKPPSPCAPGPSNQSRHHLEYRAIMQEMSPTAFGLTDWEDDEILASVLAVSQQEYLDSIKHQSAAMHREREPSPDSS, from the exons ATGACGATTCTCCCGAAGAAGAAGCCCAGCTCCGGGGTCGGCGTCTCGGACCACGCCGATGACAGCGACCGTCGCAGCGGCTCCGACCCGCACCAGCACCCGCACCCGCACCCGCACGCGGGGCGGACCGGAGCTCGGCCGAGGGCTTCACCTCCGCCGTGGTCCTACCAGCCCGCTCCGCCCTCCGCCAGGGACGACAGGCGGAGCATCGAGGCGAGCTCCCGTCCGCAGCAGGCCTCTCCGCCTCCCGTCGGCTCCGTGTCCCCGGTAGGGCCAGGAGACGGTCGGGACAGCAGCGGCGGGATGGTGGCCGGCTCCCGCGGGGAGCTCGTCGTGTCGGCCGGCGTCGTCGGATGCGGCGGAGGCATCGGTAGCTGCTGCTCCGGGCCCGGACTTAGCAAGAGACGGCGGCAGGCAGGCACCTGCTCCGGCGGGGTGGTGGCGGCTTTGGCCGGCGGAGGCCAGCCCGGGGTGACCGGACCGGGAGGAGTGGGCTCCAGCCAGGAAACGGAGGAGGGAGCCGGGAACAACAGCGAGGACGAATATGAGAACGCCGCGCGGCTGCAGTCCATGGACCCGGCTACCGTGGAGCAG gAGCACTGGTTTGAAAAAGCTCTGAGGGAGAAGAAAGGCTTTGTCATcaagaagatgaaggaggaCGGAGCATGTCTGTTCAGAGCTGTGG cTGATCAGGTGTATGGAGATCAAGATATGCATGAAGTGGTCAGGAAACACTGTATGGATTACCTG aTGAAGAATGCCGACTATTTCTCCAACTACGTGACAGAGGACTTCACAACATACAtcaacaggaagaggaaaaacaattgccatggcaaccacaTTGAGATGCAGGCCATGGCTGAGATGTATAACAGACCGGTGGAGGTGTACCAGTACAGCACAG AGCCAATCAACACGTTCCACGGCATCCACCAGAACAACGATGAGCCAATCAGAGTGAGCTACCACCGCAACATTCACTATAACTCTGTGGTGAACCCCAACAAGGCCACGATTGGAGTCGGACTGGGACTGCCCGCCTTCAAACCCGGG TACGCGGAACAGTCTCTGATGAAATCGGCCATCAAGACGTCGGAGGAGTCGTGGATCGAGCAGCAGATGTTGGAGGACAAGAAGAGAGCGACAGACTGGGAGGCCACCAACGAGGCCATCGAAGAGCAGGTGGCCCGGGAGTCTTACCTGCAGTGGCTGCAGGACCAGGAAAAACAGGCCAGACAG ccccGTAAGGCCAGCGCCACCTGCAGCTCGGCAACGGCGGCGGCTTCCAGCGGACTGGACGACTGGAGCGCCCGGTCGCCACGGCAACGTGACTCCGACCCCTCCCACTCCGACCTCACAACCACCCCGTCGACCAACAACAAGCCCCCATCCCCCGCTGGAGCCGCCCTCATCCTGAGCAAACCCCCCTCCCCCTGCGCGCCAG gtcccAGTAATCAGAGTCGTCATCATTTGGAGTACAGAGCCATCATGCAGGAGATGTCGCCTACAGCATTTG
- the otud5a gene encoding OTU domain-containing protein 5-A isoform X3: MTILPKKKPSSGVGVSDHADDSDRRSGSDPHQHPHPHPHAGRTGARPRASPPPWSYQPAPPSARDDRRSIEASSRPQQASPPPVGSVSPVGPGDGRDSSGGMVAGSRGELVVSAGVVGCGGGIGSCCSGPGLSKRRRQAGTCSGGVVAALAGGGQPGVTGPGGVGSSQETEEGAGNNSEDEYENAARLQSMDPATVEQQEHWFEKALREKKGFVIKKMKEDGACLFRAVADQVYGDQDMHEVVRKHCMDYLMKNADYFSNYVTEDFTTYINRKRKNNCHGNHIEMQAMAEMYNRPVEVYQYSTEPINTFHGIHQNNDEPIRVSYHRNIHYNSVVNPNKATIGVGLGLPAFKPGYAEQSLMKSAIKTSEESWIEQQMLEDKKRATDWEATNEAIEEQVARESYLQWLQDQEKQARQVPVIRVVIIWSTEPSCRRCRLQHLV, encoded by the exons ATGACGATTCTCCCGAAGAAGAAGCCCAGCTCCGGGGTCGGCGTCTCGGACCACGCCGATGACAGCGACCGTCGCAGCGGCTCCGACCCGCACCAGCACCCGCACCCGCACCCGCACGCGGGGCGGACCGGAGCTCGGCCGAGGGCTTCACCTCCGCCGTGGTCCTACCAGCCCGCTCCGCCCTCCGCCAGGGACGACAGGCGGAGCATCGAGGCGAGCTCCCGTCCGCAGCAGGCCTCTCCGCCTCCCGTCGGCTCCGTGTCCCCGGTAGGGCCAGGAGACGGTCGGGACAGCAGCGGCGGGATGGTGGCCGGCTCCCGCGGGGAGCTCGTCGTGTCGGCCGGCGTCGTCGGATGCGGCGGAGGCATCGGTAGCTGCTGCTCCGGGCCCGGACTTAGCAAGAGACGGCGGCAGGCAGGCACCTGCTCCGGCGGGGTGGTGGCGGCTTTGGCCGGCGGAGGCCAGCCCGGGGTGACCGGACCGGGAGGAGTGGGCTCCAGCCAGGAAACGGAGGAGGGAGCCGGGAACAACAGCGAGGACGAATATGAGAACGCCGCGCGGCTGCAGTCCATGGACCCGGCTACCGTGGAGCAG caggAGCACTGGTTTGAAAAAGCTCTGAGGGAGAAGAAAGGCTTTGTCATcaagaagatgaaggaggaCGGAGCATGTCTGTTCAGAGCTGTGG cTGATCAGGTGTATGGAGATCAAGATATGCATGAAGTGGTCAGGAAACACTGTATGGATTACCTG aTGAAGAATGCCGACTATTTCTCCAACTACGTGACAGAGGACTTCACAACATACAtcaacaggaagaggaaaaacaattgccatggcaaccacaTTGAGATGCAGGCCATGGCTGAGATGTATAACAGACCGGTGGAGGTGTACCAGTACAGCACAG AGCCAATCAACACGTTCCACGGCATCCACCAGAACAACGATGAGCCAATCAGAGTGAGCTACCACCGCAACATTCACTATAACTCTGTGGTGAACCCCAACAAGGCCACGATTGGAGTCGGACTGGGACTGCCCGCCTTCAAACCCGGG TACGCGGAACAGTCTCTGATGAAATCGGCCATCAAGACGTCGGAGGAGTCGTGGATCGAGCAGCAGATGTTGGAGGACAAGAAGAGAGCGACAGACTGGGAGGCCACCAACGAGGCCATCGAAGAGCAGGTGGCCCGGGAGTCTTACCTGCAGTGGCTGCAGGACCAGGAAAAACAGGCCAGACAG gtcccAGTAATCAGAGTCGTCATCATTTGGAGTACAGAGCCATCATGCAGGAGATGTCGCCTACAGCATTTG